From Antennarius striatus isolate MH-2024 chromosome 14, ASM4005453v1, whole genome shotgun sequence, the proteins below share one genomic window:
- the thrb gene encoding thyroid hormone receptor beta isoform X1: MSEPSESPPPWKDEAGNGYIPSYLDKDELCVVCADKATGYHYRCITCEGCKGFFRRTIQKNLNPTYACKYDSRCVIDKVTRNQCQECRFKKCIAVGMATDLVLDNGKRLAKRKLIEENRERRRKEELQKTAWDRMEPTQEEWELIRMVTDAHMATNAQGNHWKQKRKFLVEEEMLLNEITCNLFYTSDQSPAGVKETKPEDIGHASVVNAPEGNKVDIEAFSQFTKIITPAITRVVDFAKKLPMFCELPCEDQIILLKGCCMEIMSLRAAVRYDPESETLTLNGEMAVTRGQLKNGGLGVVSDAIFDLGVSLSSFNLDDSEVALLQAVILLSSDRSGLSSVERVERCQEEFLLAFEHYINHRKHKVAHFWPKLLMKVTDLRMIGACHASRFLHMKVECPTELFPPLFLEVFED; encoded by the exons GCTACATTCCTAGCTACCTGGATAAGGATGAGCTGTGCGTCGTGTGCGCGGACAAAGCTACGGGCTACCACTACCGCTGCATCACCTGTGAAGGATGCAAG GGTTTCTTCAGGCGTACCATCCAGAAGAACCTCAACCCGACCTACGCCTGTAAGTATGACAGCCGCTGCGTCATTGACAAAGTGACGCGGAACCAGTGCCAGGAGTGTCGCTTCAAGAAGTGCATCGCCGTGGGGATGGCCACCGACC TGGTGCTGGATAACGGCAAGAGGCTAGCCAAACGGAAGCTAATCGAGGAGAACCGCGAGCGCCGTCGGAAGGAGGAGCTTCAGAAGACGGCGTGGGACCGCATGGAGCCCACCCAGGAGGAGTGGGAGCTCATCCGCATGGTGACCGACGCCCACATGGCCACCAACGCCCAGGGCAACCACTGGAAGCAGAAGAGGAAGTTCCTG GTCGAGGAAGAAATGCTTCTAAATGAAATAACATGTAATTTATTCTATACTTCTGACCAGAGTCCAGCGGGGGTGAAGGAAACTAAG cctGAGGACATTGGTCACGCGTCGGTGGTTAATGCACCTGAAGGAAACAAAGTGGACATAGAAGCTTTCAGTCAGTTTACAAAAATAATCACCCCTGCCATAACCCGAGTGGTGGACTTTGCCAAAAAACTGCCTATGTTCTGTGAG ctgcctTGTGAAGATCAGATCATCCTGTTGAAAGGCTGCTGCATGGAGATCATGTCGCTGCGCGCCGCCGTTCGCTACGACCCGGAGAGCGAGACGCTCACGCTGAACGGCGAGATGGCGGTGACGCGGGGCCAGCTGAAGAACGGGGGTCTGGGCGTGGTCTCCGACGCCATCTTCGACCTGGGCGTGTCGCTGTCGTCCTTCAACCTGGACGACTCCGAGGTGGCGCTGCTACAGGCCGTCATCCTGCTGTCCTCCG ATCGCTCGGGCCTGAGCAGCGTGGAGCGGGTGGAGCGCTGCCAGGAGGAGTTCCTGCTGGCCTTTGAACATTACATCAACCACCGCAAACACAAGGTGGCGCACTTCTGGCCCAAGCTGCTGATGAAGGTCACCGACCTGCGCATGATCGGGGCGTGTCACGCCAGCCGCTTCCTGCACATGAAGGTGGAGTGTCCCACCGAGCTGTTCCCCCCCCTCTTCCTGGAGGTCTTCGAGGACTGA
- the thrb gene encoding thyroid hormone receptor beta isoform X3, with product MNFCIPDVYEVPPPGAGAYTAQGGGEHCMYPGGGHRLETQPLHHPPCVEPTWAPGYCCSFTSGPPCSFASGPSTFNSEYFHTPQEYYPDISPDFPDLPWMQGGHRKGYIPSYLDKDELCVVCADKATGYHYRCITCEGCKGFFRRTIQKNLNPTYACKYDSRCVIDKVTRNQCQECRFKKCIAVGMATDLVLDNGKRLAKRKLIEENRERRRKEELQKTAWDRMEPTQEEWELIRMVTDAHMATNAQGNHWKQKRKFLVEEEMLLNEITCNLFYTSDQSPAGVKETKPEDIGHASVVNAPEGNKVDIEAFSQFTKIITPAITRVVDFAKKLPMFCELPCEDQIILLKGCCMEIMSLRAAVRYDPESETLTLNGEMAVTRGQLKNGGLGVVSDAIFDLGVSLSSFNLDDSEVALLQAVILLSSDRSGLSSVERVERCQEEFLLAFEHYINHRKHKVAHFWPKLLMKVTDLRMIGACHASRFLHMKVECPTELFPPLFLEVFED from the exons ATGAACTTCTGCATTCCCGATGTGTATGAGGTGCCCCCCCCCGGGGCGGGGGCCTACACGGCGCAGGGCGGTGGCGAGCACTGCATGTACCCGGGGGGGGGCCACCGGTTGGAGACCCAGCCGCTCCACCACCCCCCCTGCGTGGAGCCGACCTGGGCCCCCGGATACTGCTGCTCCTTCACCAGCGGCCCCCCCTGCTCCTTCGCCAGCGGCCCCTCCACGTTCAACAGCGAGTACTTCCACACCCCCCAGGAGTACTACCCCGACATCTCACCCGATTTCCCTGACCTGCCCTGGATGCAGGGGGGGCACAGGAAAG GCTACATTCCTAGCTACCTGGATAAGGATGAGCTGTGCGTCGTGTGCGCGGACAAAGCTACGGGCTACCACTACCGCTGCATCACCTGTGAAGGATGCAAG GGTTTCTTCAGGCGTACCATCCAGAAGAACCTCAACCCGACCTACGCCTGTAAGTATGACAGCCGCTGCGTCATTGACAAAGTGACGCGGAACCAGTGCCAGGAGTGTCGCTTCAAGAAGTGCATCGCCGTGGGGATGGCCACCGACC TGGTGCTGGATAACGGCAAGAGGCTAGCCAAACGGAAGCTAATCGAGGAGAACCGCGAGCGCCGTCGGAAGGAGGAGCTTCAGAAGACGGCGTGGGACCGCATGGAGCCCACCCAGGAGGAGTGGGAGCTCATCCGCATGGTGACCGACGCCCACATGGCCACCAACGCCCAGGGCAACCACTGGAAGCAGAAGAGGAAGTTCCTG GTCGAGGAAGAAATGCTTCTAAATGAAATAACATGTAATTTATTCTATACTTCTGACCAGAGTCCAGCGGGGGTGAAGGAAACTAAG cctGAGGACATTGGTCACGCGTCGGTGGTTAATGCACCTGAAGGAAACAAAGTGGACATAGAAGCTTTCAGTCAGTTTACAAAAATAATCACCCCTGCCATAACCCGAGTGGTGGACTTTGCCAAAAAACTGCCTATGTTCTGTGAG ctgcctTGTGAAGATCAGATCATCCTGTTGAAAGGCTGCTGCATGGAGATCATGTCGCTGCGCGCCGCCGTTCGCTACGACCCGGAGAGCGAGACGCTCACGCTGAACGGCGAGATGGCGGTGACGCGGGGCCAGCTGAAGAACGGGGGTCTGGGCGTGGTCTCCGACGCCATCTTCGACCTGGGCGTGTCGCTGTCGTCCTTCAACCTGGACGACTCCGAGGTGGCGCTGCTACAGGCCGTCATCCTGCTGTCCTCCG ATCGCTCGGGCCTGAGCAGCGTGGAGCGGGTGGAGCGCTGCCAGGAGGAGTTCCTGCTGGCCTTTGAACATTACATCAACCACCGCAAACACAAGGTGGCGCACTTCTGGCCCAAGCTGCTGATGAAGGTCACCGACCTGCGCATGATCGGGGCGTGTCACGCCAGCCGCTTCCTGCACATGAAGGTGGAGTGTCCCACCGAGCTGTTCCCCCCCCTCTTCCTGGAGGTCTTCGAGGACTGA
- the thrb gene encoding thyroid hormone receptor beta isoform X2: MSEPSESPPPWKDEAGNGYIPSYLDKDELCVVCADKATGYHYRCITCEGCKGFFRRTIQKNLNPTYACKYDSRCVIDKVTRNQCQECRFKKCIAVGMATDLVLDNGKRLAKRKLIEENRERRRKEELQKTAWDRMEPTQEEWELIRMVTDAHMATNAQGNHWKQKRKFLSPAGVKETKPEDIGHASVVNAPEGNKVDIEAFSQFTKIITPAITRVVDFAKKLPMFCELPCEDQIILLKGCCMEIMSLRAAVRYDPESETLTLNGEMAVTRGQLKNGGLGVVSDAIFDLGVSLSSFNLDDSEVALLQAVILLSSDRSGLSSVERVERCQEEFLLAFEHYINHRKHKVAHFWPKLLMKVTDLRMIGACHASRFLHMKVECPTELFPPLFLEVFED, from the exons GCTACATTCCTAGCTACCTGGATAAGGATGAGCTGTGCGTCGTGTGCGCGGACAAAGCTACGGGCTACCACTACCGCTGCATCACCTGTGAAGGATGCAAG GGTTTCTTCAGGCGTACCATCCAGAAGAACCTCAACCCGACCTACGCCTGTAAGTATGACAGCCGCTGCGTCATTGACAAAGTGACGCGGAACCAGTGCCAGGAGTGTCGCTTCAAGAAGTGCATCGCCGTGGGGATGGCCACCGACC TGGTGCTGGATAACGGCAAGAGGCTAGCCAAACGGAAGCTAATCGAGGAGAACCGCGAGCGCCGTCGGAAGGAGGAGCTTCAGAAGACGGCGTGGGACCGCATGGAGCCCACCCAGGAGGAGTGGGAGCTCATCCGCATGGTGACCGACGCCCACATGGCCACCAACGCCCAGGGCAACCACTGGAAGCAGAAGAGGAAGTTCCTG AGTCCAGCGGGGGTGAAGGAAACTAAG cctGAGGACATTGGTCACGCGTCGGTGGTTAATGCACCTGAAGGAAACAAAGTGGACATAGAAGCTTTCAGTCAGTTTACAAAAATAATCACCCCTGCCATAACCCGAGTGGTGGACTTTGCCAAAAAACTGCCTATGTTCTGTGAG ctgcctTGTGAAGATCAGATCATCCTGTTGAAAGGCTGCTGCATGGAGATCATGTCGCTGCGCGCCGCCGTTCGCTACGACCCGGAGAGCGAGACGCTCACGCTGAACGGCGAGATGGCGGTGACGCGGGGCCAGCTGAAGAACGGGGGTCTGGGCGTGGTCTCCGACGCCATCTTCGACCTGGGCGTGTCGCTGTCGTCCTTCAACCTGGACGACTCCGAGGTGGCGCTGCTACAGGCCGTCATCCTGCTGTCCTCCG ATCGCTCGGGCCTGAGCAGCGTGGAGCGGGTGGAGCGCTGCCAGGAGGAGTTCCTGCTGGCCTTTGAACATTACATCAACCACCGCAAACACAAGGTGGCGCACTTCTGGCCCAAGCTGCTGATGAAGGTCACCGACCTGCGCATGATCGGGGCGTGTCACGCCAGCCGCTTCCTGCACATGAAGGTGGAGTGTCCCACCGAGCTGTTCCCCCCCCTCTTCCTGGAGGTCTTCGAGGACTGA